From Streptosporangium album, the proteins below share one genomic window:
- a CDS encoding WHG domain-containing protein, with product MAAYRGATGLDMPLGALVVFLSAWRSIYGAVALEVFDHFAPLITDQEPMFELLMGDLLTRLGLAAEYRAPTPA from the coding sequence ATGGCCGCCTACCGTGGCGCGACCGGACTGGACATGCCGCTCGGTGCGCTCGTCGTCTTCCTCTCCGCCTGGCGGTCGATCTACGGCGCGGTGGCACTGGAGGTCTTCGACCATTTCGCCCCGTTGATCACCGACCAGGAACCCATGTTCGAGCTGCTGATGGGGGACCTGCTCACCCGGTTGGGACTGGCGGCCGAGTATCGCGCTCCCACACCGGCCTGA
- a CDS encoding DUF6772 family protein yields METTHVPADELRRALIAADPKLSKFNPLPRILAFDEFNTGTHGWCELIGNHDGHGNLDTVDVHMRDFRPPQISSCDFFDIGTHGAMSGNYALKVATRPVTGHTAVAIRRLTMAQRGVVQFETYFTYKSEAVTEESSLGNSFGDVVWDGNLHPSEAQFGAFTVATDLCDGDGIRYHCVARYQNTDLENRFTRRWVYPVVPEPTPRENLYNQENLTPTEDFTAPNPEDWHALDEEPQFLCYNEVPTKVNWHYLRWQFDTRTRTNIELQVNDRIMDMRDVPVPQYPDKYDGLENLLNFYVSVRTHSPVRNFLFLDSALISVDW; encoded by the coding sequence GTGGAGACGACCCATGTCCCGGCTGACGAACTGCGCCGTGCACTGATCGCGGCAGATCCGAAGCTTTCCAAGTTCAACCCGCTGCCGCGCATACTCGCATTCGACGAGTTCAACACCGGAACGCATGGCTGGTGCGAACTCATCGGCAACCACGACGGCCACGGAAATCTCGACACGGTCGATGTGCACATGCGCGACTTCCGACCGCCGCAGATCAGTTCGTGCGATTTCTTCGACATCGGAACCCACGGCGCGATGAGCGGTAACTACGCCCTGAAGGTCGCCACCCGGCCGGTGACCGGCCACACCGCCGTCGCGATCCGCCGCCTGACCATGGCGCAGCGCGGAGTCGTGCAGTTCGAGACGTACTTCACCTACAAGAGCGAGGCGGTGACCGAGGAGTCGTCGCTCGGCAACAGCTTCGGCGACGTTGTCTGGGACGGGAACCTGCACCCGTCCGAGGCCCAGTTCGGTGCGTTCACCGTGGCCACCGACCTCTGTGACGGCGATGGCATCCGCTACCACTGCGTCGCGCGCTACCAGAACACCGACCTGGAGAACAGGTTCACCCGGCGCTGGGTCTACCCCGTGGTGCCCGAGCCGACGCCCCGGGAGAACCTGTACAACCAGGAGAACCTGACCCCCACCGAGGACTTCACCGCCCCCAACCCCGAGGACTGGCACGCGCTCGACGAGGAGCCGCAGTTCCTCTGCTACAACGAGGTCCCCACCAAGGTCAATTGGCATTATCTGCGCTGGCAGTTCGACACCCGAACCCGGACGAATATCGAGCTTCAGGTCAACGACCGAATCATGGACATGCGCGATGTTCCGGTCCCGCAGTATCCGGACAAGTATGACGGCCTGGAGAACCTGCTGAATTTCTACGTGAGCGTGCGCACCCATTCTCCGGTGCGTAACTTCCTTTTCCTTGATTCCGCACTGATTTCCGTGGATTGGTGA
- a CDS encoding ABC transporter substrate-binding protein, with protein sequence MAAMEGMGRRQFLTLLGAGVAGVSLPALVSGCAPGGPGTGSASGGNRPLSAAFYQAINDLDPHGASAVDEASLLANRQIYDTLVTRDGDKLVPGLATSWRQPDEKTWEFTLRDDVTFHDGTELTSADVKASLERLATSVGPQKPLWSALDAIEAPDRHTVRLTTKDPLGTLLVNLTLAFVLPAAHLGGAGFFRRPIGSGPFAVESFTPSSQLLLKPAANYWGGASKLPGLRLPYIPEASTRMTSLQNGEVDVTWIIPPDELKRLNGVNGVRVESKPGVNYFLAWFNCGRKPFSDVRVRRALSHALDVKSIVSNLYGDAATVMDAPIPSAVFGHASQQPYEYDPELARRELAEAGYSSGIRTSMMWFKDTGPLATELAQSIISAWAKVGVTVEPQQIEKAAWIKRLTALDWDIELQVNTVTTGDADYTLGRLYTSDANRMGYSNKKLDGILAEARSTSDQDRRGSLYGQACEIIWRDAVGVFPAALSSTYGLRSTVQGFVPAANSQPEFRAVSTAR encoded by the coding sequence ATGGCAGCAATGGAGGGAATGGGCAGGCGACAGTTCCTGACCCTCCTCGGGGCTGGGGTCGCCGGCGTCTCCCTCCCCGCCCTGGTCTCGGGGTGCGCCCCCGGAGGTCCGGGAACGGGGTCGGCGTCGGGCGGGAACCGGCCGCTCAGCGCCGCGTTCTACCAGGCGATCAACGACCTGGACCCGCATGGCGCGAGCGCGGTGGACGAGGCGTCGCTGCTGGCCAACCGGCAGATCTACGACACGCTGGTCACCAGGGACGGCGACAAGCTGGTCCCCGGCCTGGCCACGTCCTGGCGGCAGCCCGACGAGAAGACCTGGGAGTTCACCCTCCGCGACGACGTCACCTTCCACGACGGCACAGAGCTGACCTCGGCCGACGTGAAGGCTTCGCTGGAGCGGCTGGCCACGTCGGTGGGGCCGCAGAAGCCGCTGTGGTCCGCGCTCGATGCCATCGAGGCGCCCGACCGGCACACCGTCAGGCTCACCACCAAGGATCCCCTCGGCACGCTGCTGGTGAACCTGACGCTGGCCTTCGTCCTCCCGGCGGCCCACCTGGGCGGAGCCGGCTTCTTCCGCAGACCGATCGGGAGCGGCCCGTTCGCCGTCGAGTCGTTCACCCCGTCCTCACAGCTCCTGCTCAAGCCCGCCGCGAACTACTGGGGCGGTGCGTCCAAGCTGCCCGGGCTGCGCCTGCCGTACATCCCCGAGGCGTCGACTCGGATGACCTCCCTGCAGAACGGGGAGGTGGACGTCACCTGGATCATCCCGCCGGACGAGCTGAAGCGGCTGAACGGCGTGAACGGCGTGCGGGTCGAGAGCAAGCCGGGCGTGAACTACTTCCTCGCCTGGTTCAACTGCGGCCGCAAGCCGTTCTCGGACGTGCGCGTCCGCCGCGCGCTCTCCCACGCGCTGGACGTCAAGAGCATCGTCTCCAACCTGTACGGTGACGCGGCGACGGTCATGGACGCCCCGATCCCGTCGGCGGTCTTCGGCCACGCGAGCCAGCAGCCGTACGAGTACGACCCCGAACTCGCCAGACGGGAACTGGCCGAGGCCGGTTACTCCTCGGGGATCCGCACCTCGATGATGTGGTTCAAGGACACCGGGCCGCTGGCGACCGAACTGGCGCAGTCGATCATCTCGGCCTGGGCCAAGGTGGGCGTCACCGTGGAGCCGCAGCAGATCGAGAAGGCGGCCTGGATCAAGAGGCTGACGGCTCTGGACTGGGACATCGAGCTCCAGGTGAACACCGTGACCACCGGAGACGCCGACTACACCCTGGGCAGGCTCTACACCAGCGACGCCAACCGCATGGGCTACTCCAACAAGAAGCTCGACGGCATCCTCGCCGAGGCCCGTTCGACCTCCGACCAGGACAGACGCGGGTCACTGTACGGCCAGGCGTGCGAGATCATCTGGCGTGATGCGGTCGGCGTCTTCCCCGCGGCGCTCTCCAGCACGTACGGGCTCCGTTCCACGGTGCAGGGGTTCGTTCCCGCGGCCAACAGCCAGCCCGAGTTCCGCGCGGTGTCGACCGCCAGGTGA
- a CDS encoding LacI family DNA-binding transcriptional regulator: MREARRATLKDIAESLGVSVNTVSRALADKDNVGVETRTRVKEEAERLGYVPNSTARSLVLGSATTLGMVITNPSNPFYAQLISAMEQHCRKHGYSLLLMATEESLANERRAAEELLRRGVDGVLVVAVQEGAEHWRRFRTAGVPLVLISRDVPELNTDLVGVDHVQGGYEAARHAIARGARRIYFLEEDLRVSSVADRVEGYRRAMAEGGLPMGPDSVIKVPTRRLEQSALPWDPSEAYRLARDVLRTEQRPLAFVAGNDYFALGVYRVAEEAGLRIPEDVLVVGYGGHPFAPYVIPTLTTVDLPATEIGVSAVDHMLRRLKRPAAGGAPEKILFPPRLVARASSGGSGT; the protein is encoded by the coding sequence ATGCGTGAGGCCCGCCGCGCCACCCTGAAGGACATCGCCGAGAGCCTCGGCGTGTCGGTCAACACCGTCTCGCGTGCGCTCGCGGACAAGGACAACGTCGGCGTGGAGACCAGGACCCGCGTCAAGGAGGAGGCCGAACGGCTCGGCTACGTGCCGAACTCCACGGCGCGGTCACTGGTGCTGGGGTCGGCGACCACCCTGGGCATGGTGATCACCAACCCGTCCAACCCGTTCTACGCGCAGCTCATCAGCGCCATGGAGCAGCACTGCCGCAAGCACGGCTATTCGTTGCTGCTCATGGCGACGGAGGAGAGCCTGGCCAACGAGCGGCGTGCGGCCGAGGAGCTGCTGCGCCGCGGAGTCGACGGAGTTCTCGTGGTGGCGGTGCAGGAAGGCGCCGAACACTGGCGCCGTTTCCGTACCGCCGGGGTTCCCCTCGTCCTGATCAGCCGCGACGTGCCCGAGTTGAACACCGATCTCGTGGGCGTCGACCATGTCCAGGGCGGTTACGAGGCCGCCAGGCACGCGATCGCCCGGGGCGCCAGGAGGATCTACTTCCTGGAGGAGGACCTGAGGGTCTCCTCGGTCGCCGACCGCGTCGAGGGTTATCGGCGGGCCATGGCCGAGGGCGGGCTGCCCATGGGGCCGGACAGCGTGATCAAGGTGCCGACCCGGCGGCTCGAGCAGAGCGCCCTCCCGTGGGATCCGAGCGAGGCGTATCGGCTGGCCCGGGATGTCCTGCGGACGGAGCAGCGGCCCCTGGCCTTCGTCGCCGGCAACGACTACTTCGCACTCGGCGTGTACCGCGTCGCCGAGGAGGCAGGTCTGAGGATTCCAGAGGACGTGCTGGTCGTGGGCTACGGCGGTCATCCGTTCGCCCCTTATGTAATCCCCACCCTGACGACCGTGGACCTGCCCGCGACGGAGATCGGCGTGTCCGCCGTGGACCACATGCTCCGGCGACTGAAACGGCCGGCGGCCGGGGGCGCACCGGAGAAGATCCTCTTCCCGCCCCGGCTGGTCGCGCGGGCGTCAAGCGGCGGGAGCGGCACATGA
- a CDS encoding ABC transporter permease: MTAFLGRRLAQALLQIWGAVTIVFVALRVLPGDPAELILGSQATPDQLEALRTELGLGEPLPAQYLGHLQDIVRLDFGQSWRQGVGALDACLERLGPTLTLSAWAMVFTVILGFLAGSYAARHANTVVDHLISVSSLVGQALPPFWIGIMLSLIFARWLQILPSTADGTMASLLLPALTLALPFVGWLGRLVRTGILEEMNQDYVRTARAKGLSSRVIFSIHVLRNTLVPVVTMLGLLMGNFIANGVIVEVIFAWPGIGSLLVDSITFRDYAVVEAILTVITVCYIMLNLLVDVLYAYLDPRIQLENA, from the coding sequence ATGACCGCCTTCCTCGGCCGCCGGCTGGCGCAGGCCCTGCTCCAGATCTGGGGCGCCGTCACCATCGTCTTCGTCGCCCTGCGCGTGCTGCCGGGCGACCCCGCCGAGCTGATCCTGGGCAGCCAGGCGACGCCGGATCAACTGGAGGCGTTGCGCACGGAGCTGGGCCTCGGAGAACCGTTGCCGGCGCAGTATCTGGGCCACCTCCAGGACATCGTCCGTCTCGACTTCGGTCAGTCGTGGCGGCAGGGCGTGGGCGCTCTCGACGCCTGCCTGGAGCGGCTGGGGCCCACCCTGACCCTGTCCGCCTGGGCCATGGTGTTCACGGTGATCCTGGGATTCCTCGCGGGCTCCTACGCGGCCCGGCACGCGAACACGGTGGTCGACCATCTGATCTCGGTGTCCTCGCTGGTCGGCCAGGCCCTGCCGCCCTTCTGGATCGGCATCATGCTCTCGCTGATCTTCGCACGGTGGCTGCAGATCCTGCCCAGCACGGCGGACGGGACGATGGCGAGCCTCCTGCTGCCCGCCCTCACCCTGGCGCTGCCGTTCGTGGGCTGGCTCGGCCGCCTCGTGCGGACCGGGATCCTGGAGGAGATGAACCAGGACTATGTCCGCACGGCCCGCGCCAAGGGGCTGAGCAGCAGGGTGATCTTCTCCATCCACGTCCTGCGCAACACCCTGGTCCCGGTGGTGACCATGCTCGGCCTGCTCATGGGCAACTTCATCGCCAACGGCGTCATCGTCGAGGTGATCTTCGCCTGGCCCGGGATCGGCTCGCTGCTGGTGGACTCCATCACCTTCCGTGACTATGCCGTGGTCGAGGCCATCCTCACCGTGATCACGGTCTGCTACATCATGCTCAACTTGCTGGTCGACGTGCTCTACGCGTACCTCGATCCCAGGATTCAGTTGGAGAACGCATGA
- a CDS encoding ABC transporter permease — translation MRPVKLPDRSDDPALEVGRPPAAAALRRLAGLPLRAHLALGTVLLFVAAGLLGPIFLPFDAARTSPPDRLLPPGTRLSDGVVAWLGTDQVGQDILAEVLAGMRTSLTVALVTVLVGGSVGLLLGLLAGYFGGWADGIISRVGDIQLAFPSLLLAILLAGVLGPSMVNVIIALAVTRWVIFARVVRGSAIAVRDREFVDSARVMGASHGRILFHYILPTCLPPLLVAATVQVGLTMVAEASLSFLGLGVPSSQASWGSTIAEGRDYLASAWWIAAAPGAALALVVVSIGILGDLLRDASDPMTEL, via the coding sequence ATGAGGCCGGTGAAACTACCCGACCGGAGCGACGACCCGGCGCTGGAGGTGGGGCGGCCGCCGGCCGCGGCGGCACTCCGGCGGCTGGCCGGGCTGCCGCTGCGCGCCCATCTCGCCCTCGGAACGGTGCTGCTGTTCGTGGCGGCCGGGTTGCTCGGTCCGATCTTCCTGCCCTTCGACGCTGCCCGGACCAGCCCTCCGGACCGGCTGCTGCCACCCGGGACCCGGCTGTCCGACGGCGTCGTCGCATGGCTGGGCACCGACCAGGTGGGCCAGGACATCCTGGCCGAGGTGCTGGCGGGGATGCGCACCTCGCTGACCGTGGCCCTGGTCACCGTGCTCGTCGGCGGGTCGGTCGGCCTGCTGCTCGGCCTGCTGGCGGGATACTTCGGCGGCTGGGCCGACGGGATCATCTCCCGGGTCGGCGACATCCAGCTCGCCTTCCCCAGCCTGCTGCTCGCCATCCTGCTGGCCGGGGTGCTCGGCCCCAGCATGGTGAACGTGATCATCGCGCTCGCGGTGACCCGCTGGGTGATCTTCGCCCGGGTGGTGCGAGGTTCGGCGATCGCGGTCCGCGACCGGGAGTTCGTGGACTCGGCCCGGGTGATGGGCGCGTCGCACGGGCGGATCCTGTTCCACTACATCCTGCCGACCTGCCTGCCGCCGCTGCTGGTGGCGGCGACCGTGCAGGTCGGCCTGACCATGGTCGCCGAAGCCTCGCTGAGCTTCCTCGGCCTCGGCGTGCCGTCCTCCCAGGCGTCCTGGGGATCGACGATCGCCGAAGGCCGTGACTACCTCGCCTCGGCCTGGTGGATCGCCGCGGCGCCCGGCGCCGCCCTGGCACTGGTGGTGGTGAGCATCGGGATCCTCGGCGACCTGCTCCGCGACGCCTCCGACCCGATGACGGAGCTTTGA
- a CDS encoding ABC transporter ATP-binding protein, whose amino-acid sequence MTPLLEVDDLAVEFDTPKGPLRAVRGVSFQVNECETLAIVGESGSGKSVTAQTLLGLVPLRARIAAGRVAIEGRDVTGLSDREWQRLRGERIAMIFQDPLSALNPSLTVGYQIAEMFRRHRGLGRRESRRRAAELMTQVGIPDAERRLDDHPHRFSGGMRQRVMIAMALALDPRLLIADEPTTALDVTVQAQILRLLRQRQRAERLGMIIISHDLGVVARAADRVAVMYAGRIVETGTVAEVYERPAHPYTLGLMRAVPTLRDDGAPLEAIDGHPPDLTAPPAGCSFHPRCPFARDRCREVEPEPRELGPQRASACHFAEEVIAGVHTGAR is encoded by the coding sequence ATGACCCCGCTGCTGGAGGTCGACGACCTGGCCGTGGAGTTCGATACGCCCAAGGGCCCGCTGCGGGCGGTCCGGGGCGTGTCCTTCCAGGTCAACGAATGTGAGACGCTGGCGATCGTCGGTGAGTCCGGCAGCGGCAAGAGCGTGACCGCGCAGACGCTGCTGGGGCTGGTGCCGCTGCGGGCGCGCATCGCCGCGGGCCGTGTCGCGATCGAGGGCCGCGACGTCACGGGGCTCTCGGACCGGGAGTGGCAGCGACTGCGCGGCGAGCGGATCGCAATGATCTTCCAGGATCCGTTGAGCGCGCTGAACCCGTCGCTGACCGTGGGATACCAGATCGCCGAGATGTTCCGCAGGCACCGGGGCCTCGGCCGGAGGGAGTCCCGCCGCCGGGCGGCGGAGCTCATGACCCAGGTGGGCATCCCGGACGCGGAACGGCGTCTGGACGACCACCCGCACCGCTTCTCAGGCGGCATGCGTCAGCGAGTGATGATCGCGATGGCACTCGCCCTCGACCCCCGGTTGCTCATCGCCGACGAACCCACCACCGCGCTGGACGTCACCGTGCAGGCACAGATCCTGAGGCTGCTCCGGCAGCGCCAGCGGGCCGAGCGGCTAGGAATGATCATCATCAGCCACGATCTCGGGGTGGTCGCACGCGCGGCCGACCGGGTGGCGGTGATGTACGCGGGCCGGATCGTCGAGACGGGCACCGTGGCGGAGGTGTACGAACGTCCCGCCCACCCGTACACCCTGGGCCTGATGCGGGCGGTGCCCACCCTGCGTGACGACGGCGCCCCGCTGGAGGCGATCGACGGCCACCCACCCGATCTCACCGCGCCACCCGCCGGCTGCTCCTTCCATCCCCGCTGCCCGTTCGCCCGGGACAGGTGCCGGGAGGTGGAGCCCGAACCACGCGAGCTGGGCCCGCAGCGGGCCAGCGCCTGTCACTTCGCAGAGGAGGTGATCGCTGGTGTCCACACCGGCGCTCGCTGA
- a CDS encoding ABC transporter ATP-binding protein: MSTPALAESETRAGDGTPLLELTDLVTGYRLRRGIGRSGGEIRAVAGVSLTVRAGETVGLVGESGCGKSTIARTIVGLVRPSGGRVLFEGRDLRTLPAREMRRLRQDIQLIFQDPYASLNPRMTVAALLKEAWRIHPGLVPREQWDDEVRSLLSRVGLRPEHAGRYPHQFSGGQRQRISIARALAVRPRLIICDEAVSALDVSVRAQILNLLRDLQRDLGVAYLFISHDLGVVRHICDRVAVMYLGKVVELGSKESVYRHPSHPYTQALMSAAPSLDDWRDEERHEIVLQGDVPSPLAPPSGCRFRTRCWRAQDRCRDEEPALLDRGTGHPVACHFPEAAPSPTTAADDTDPSRPKKE, from the coding sequence GTGTCCACACCGGCGCTCGCTGAGTCAGAGACCCGGGCCGGCGACGGCACCCCCTTGCTGGAGCTGACCGATCTGGTCACCGGCTACCGTCTGCGTCGCGGGATCGGCCGCTCCGGCGGCGAGATCCGCGCCGTTGCCGGGGTGAGTCTCACCGTACGGGCCGGAGAGACCGTTGGCCTGGTCGGCGAATCCGGCTGCGGCAAGTCCACGATCGCGCGGACCATCGTCGGCCTGGTGCGCCCATCCGGCGGCCGGGTGCTGTTCGAGGGCCGCGACCTGAGGACGCTGCCGGCCAGGGAGATGCGCCGGCTCCGCCAGGACATCCAGCTGATCTTCCAGGACCCCTACGCCTCGCTCAACCCGCGGATGACCGTCGCCGCGCTGCTCAAGGAGGCATGGCGGATCCATCCCGGGCTCGTGCCGCGGGAACAGTGGGACGACGAGGTGCGGAGCCTGCTGAGCCGAGTCGGCCTCCGCCCTGAGCACGCCGGGCGGTACCCGCACCAGTTCTCCGGCGGCCAGCGGCAGCGCATCAGCATCGCCCGTGCGCTCGCCGTACGGCCGCGGCTGATCATCTGTGACGAGGCCGTGTCCGCCCTCGACGTCTCGGTCCGGGCGCAGATCCTGAATCTGCTCAGGGACCTGCAACGCGATCTGGGAGTCGCGTACCTGTTCATCTCCCATGACCTCGGTGTGGTCCGCCACATCTGCGACCGGGTCGCGGTGATGTATCTGGGCAAGGTCGTCGAGCTCGGTTCGAAGGAGAGCGTCTACCGGCATCCGTCCCATCCCTACACCCAGGCACTGATGTCGGCGGCGCCGAGTCTCGATGACTGGCGGGACGAGGAACGGCACGAGATCGTCCTGCAGGGAGATGTTCCCTCACCGTTGGCCCCGCCTTCAGGCTGCCGTTTTCGGACACGCTGCTGGCGGGCCCAAGATCGGTGTCGGGACGAGGAGCCGGCGCTGCTCGACCGCGGCACAGGCCACCCGGTGGCCTGCCATTTCCCCGAGGCCGCCCCGTCCCCGACGACCGCGGCGGACGACACGGATCCAAGCCGCCCCAAGAAGGAGTGA
- a CDS encoding phospholipase D-like domain-containing protein yields MSSKFLSVLVAAAVVTGSTLAGSGTAAASDTTCADAPDAPVTTGAVFSEPAGGDPAAIVRALCSLIHQTPSGARIQVAHFVMSGTAGTDFAGELIKAHRRDVKVQVILDGDSRGAAVASQLAAELGTDTSAGSWLHVCSGPPSGGTAACIGDKGQHNKFYLFSRSGGASDVVVQSSANLTDLNSSTYWNNAVVLPGNRRLYKAYDGYFKDLAAERKNPDYYRVITTGAAGGSVRAHFFPRAGTDASTDTVVESLDKVSCRGGTTLRVGMSEWDTYRIAIPERLRDLAAQGCSVQIVYGIMDDEVKRVLLAEPRIELRTLGDGSALPGRIHSKYLLVEGSYDGDRNAHWVFTGSHNYIKTSLRRNDEALLRLNDKAVYRQYVANFDRMRAVAVPVS; encoded by the coding sequence ATGTCCAGTAAGTTCCTGTCCGTGCTGGTGGCCGCCGCCGTCGTGACCGGGTCCACACTCGCCGGAAGCGGCACGGCCGCGGCGAGCGACACCACCTGCGCGGACGCGCCGGACGCGCCGGTCACCACCGGTGCGGTCTTCAGCGAGCCGGCAGGCGGCGACCCGGCCGCCATCGTGCGGGCCCTGTGCAGCCTGATCCACCAGACCCCCTCGGGAGCCCGGATCCAGGTGGCCCACTTCGTCATGTCCGGCACGGCCGGCACGGACTTCGCCGGCGAGCTCATCAAGGCGCACCGGCGGGACGTCAAGGTGCAGGTCATCCTGGACGGCGACTCGCGTGGCGCCGCCGTGGCCTCGCAGCTGGCGGCCGAACTCGGCACCGACACCTCGGCCGGTTCCTGGCTGCACGTCTGCTCCGGCCCGCCGTCGGGCGGCACGGCGGCCTGCATCGGCGACAAGGGCCAGCACAACAAGTTCTACCTGTTCTCTCGGTCCGGCGGAGCCTCCGACGTGGTGGTGCAGTCGTCGGCCAACCTCACCGACCTGAACTCCTCGACATACTGGAACAACGCGGTGGTCCTGCCGGGGAACCGGCGGCTGTACAAGGCGTACGACGGCTACTTCAAGGATCTGGCGGCCGAGCGGAAGAACCCCGACTACTACCGCGTCATCACGACCGGGGCGGCCGGCGGCTCGGTACGGGCCCACTTCTTCCCGAGGGCGGGGACGGACGCCTCCACGGACACCGTCGTCGAGAGCCTCGACAAGGTCTCCTGCCGAGGCGGCACCACCCTCCGCGTCGGGATGTCGGAGTGGGACACCTACCGCATCGCCATCCCCGAAAGGCTCCGCGACCTGGCCGCTCAGGGCTGCTCGGTCCAGATCGTCTACGGCATCATGGACGACGAGGTGAAGCGGGTCCTGCTGGCGGAGCCGCGCATCGAGCTGCGCACCCTGGGCGACGGCAGCGCGCTGCCCGGCCGGATCCACTCCAAATACCTGCTCGTCGAGGGCTCCTACGACGGGGACCGAAACGCCCACTGGGTCTTCACCGGCAGCCACAACTACATCAAGACCTCACTGCGCCGGAACGACGAAGCCCTGCTGCGGCTCAACGACAAGGCCGTCTACCGGCAGTACGTCGCGAACTTCGACAGGATGCGGGCCGTGGCCGTGCCGGTCTCCTGA